One window of Cohnella hashimotonis genomic DNA carries:
- a CDS encoding ABC transporter ATP-binding protein, which translates to MDETVIELSRLTKRYGEFTAVSELDLSIRRGEIFGLLGPNGAGKTTTILMMLGLAEPTSGQATVCGIDATRNPIEVKRRVGYMPDDIGFYEDRTGLDNLMYTAMLNRVPEAEARRRATELLDKVGLGAAAGKKTGAYSRGMRQRLGLADVLIKRPEVVILDEPTLGIDPEGVRELLALIRELSRDEGLTVLLSSHHLHQVQQICDRVGLFVGGRLIASGDLAALSQLLDGSSSYAVELDVGGWSEGVESALRGLERVTAVDLQETDALSAADRSDGFVTVRVTGTDDIAAELAAAVVGSGASLLGLRPLRYGLDEIYHRYFEGGNPVGQLH; encoded by the coding sequence ATGGACGAAACGGTAATCGAACTTAGCCGCCTGACTAAGCGTTACGGCGAATTCACCGCCGTATCCGAGCTGGATCTGTCCATTCGCAGAGGGGAGATATTCGGACTGCTCGGGCCGAACGGCGCAGGCAAGACGACGACCATTCTCATGATGCTCGGGCTCGCCGAGCCGACGAGCGGGCAGGCGACCGTATGCGGCATCGATGCCACGCGCAATCCGATCGAGGTGAAGCGCAGAGTCGGATATATGCCCGACGACATCGGCTTCTACGAGGATCGGACCGGTCTCGACAACCTGATGTATACAGCCATGCTGAATCGGGTGCCCGAAGCAGAAGCCAGGCGAAGAGCGACCGAGCTGCTGGATAAAGTAGGGCTCGGCGCCGCGGCCGGCAAAAAAACGGGCGCTTACTCCAGAGGCATGCGCCAACGCCTCGGCCTCGCCGACGTGCTCATCAAGCGGCCCGAAGTCGTCATTCTTGACGAGCCGACGCTCGGGATCGACCCCGAGGGCGTGCGCGAGCTGCTCGCGCTCATTCGGGAGCTCAGCCGCGACGAGGGACTGACCGTGCTGCTGTCCTCGCACCATCTACACCAGGTGCAGCAGATTTGCGACCGTGTCGGCTTGTTCGTCGGCGGCCGGCTCATCGCGTCAGGCGACCTTGCCGCCTTGTCGCAGCTGCTCGACGGCAGCTCGTCTTATGCCGTCGAGCTGGACGTCGGCGGCTGGTCCGAAGGCGTCGAATCCGCGCTGCGCGGACTCGAGCGCGTGACAGCCGTCGACCTGCAAGAGACGGACGCCTTAAGCGCGGCGGACCGGTCGGACGGCTTCGTCACCGTACGCGTAACCGGCACGGACGACATCGCCGCAGAGCTGGCCGCGGCCGTCGTCGGCAGCGGCGCCTCGCTCCTCGGCTTGCGCCCGCTGCGCTACGGGCTCGACGAGATTTATCATCGTTACTTCGAAGGAGGGAATCCCGTTGGCCAACTTCATTGA
- a CDS encoding COG1470 family protein translates to MFKPRFGRWASCATILMMALGLIGLSAPVSAAGTAKLYTPYVSLSAAPGESIAYDVDLINDGDGIQTATLSFTPPSKDWKTDLTAGGHPISEVAVKPHESQTASLSVLVPFEVAKGSYALQLNAGAFGSLTLKINVTEQGTYKTELSAEQPNMEGHSDSTFTYNLTLANRTASKQQYALTAEPPAGWDARFSSGGNNVTAVDIEPNATSSITLTLTPSEKAEAQTYKIPVHAANSSTSASVTMEAVITGTYGIDLSTSNQVLSANVTAGGKRTLELAVKNTGTAELTNVNLTNTAPTDWEVTFEPKTIPSIKAGESVPVTATIHSSDKSLSGDYVVGLTAQAAEKSADAAIRVTVKTSVLWGWIGVLIILVVLAGVYWLFRKYGRR, encoded by the coding sequence ATGTTCAAACCAAGATTCGGAAGATGGGCAAGCTGCGCGACCATACTGATGATGGCGCTCGGCTTAATCGGGCTCTCCGCGCCCGTGTCGGCCGCAGGAACCGCCAAGCTGTACACGCCTTATGTCAGCCTCTCCGCCGCGCCGGGAGAATCGATCGCGTACGATGTCGATCTGATCAACGACGGCGACGGCATTCAGACCGCGACGCTCAGCTTTACGCCTCCGTCCAAGGACTGGAAGACCGATCTGACCGCAGGCGGCCATCCGATCTCCGAGGTCGCTGTCAAGCCGCACGAGTCGCAGACGGCATCGTTAAGCGTGCTCGTGCCGTTCGAAGTCGCGAAGGGCAGCTACGCGCTCCAGCTGAACGCGGGCGCATTCGGCAGCCTGACGCTCAAGATCAACGTCACCGAGCAGGGCACCTACAAGACGGAGCTTAGCGCCGAGCAGCCGAACATGGAAGGCCACAGCGACTCCACGTTCACCTACAACCTGACGCTCGCGAACCGGACCGCCAGCAAGCAGCAGTACGCGCTCACCGCGGAGCCGCCCGCCGGCTGGGACGCGCGGTTCAGCTCCGGAGGCAACAACGTGACGGCCGTCGATATCGAGCCGAACGCGACCTCGTCGATTACGCTGACGCTGACGCCGTCCGAAAAAGCCGAAGCCCAAACGTACAAAATTCCCGTCCATGCGGCCAACAGCAGCACTTCGGCCAGCGTGACGATGGAAGCTGTCATTACCGGCACCTACGGCATCGATCTGTCGACGAGTAATCAGGTGCTCAGCGCGAACGTCACGGCCGGCGGGAAGCGGACGCTGGAGCTTGCCGTGAAAAACACGGGCACGGCCGAGCTGACGAACGTCAACCTCACGAATACCGCGCCGACCGATTGGGAAGTCACATTCGAGCCGAAGACGATCCCCTCGATTAAAGCGGGCGAATCCGTACCGGTCACGGCCACGATCCACAGCTCGGACAAATCGCTCTCCGGCGACTATGTCGTCGGGTTGACCGCGCAGGCAGCCGAGAAATCGGCGGACGCCGCCATCCGCGTGACGGTCAAAACCTCGGTGCTGTGGGGCTGGATCGGCGTGCTCATCATCCTCGTCGTGCTGGCCGGCGTCTATTGGCTGTTCCGCAAGTACGGGAGGCGTTAA
- a CDS encoding RNA polymerase sigma factor, with protein MNGTSAEAVLEMAEWLKKMEEGDPRAFEKLYEQAVPHLLPLACQLLADRMEAEDVVHDVLLGVIRDPGRYDASRGSAQAWLAVQVKSRCLDRLRKRSRTVLRGETEDATAMSAPSAQPETAVLARMEREAVRSALRQLPGVQREALAAAYYTPRSHKELADAWHVPLGTVKSRVRYGLGHLRKALDRMGWGAGAGGGGHE; from the coding sequence ATGAACGGGACTTCGGCGGAGGCTGTCCTGGAGATGGCCGAATGGCTGAAAAAAATGGAAGAGGGCGATCCGCGGGCGTTCGAGAAACTGTACGAACAGGCCGTGCCTCACCTGCTGCCCTTGGCTTGCCAGCTGCTCGCGGACCGGATGGAGGCGGAGGACGTCGTCCATGACGTGCTCCTTGGCGTCATTCGGGATCCCGGCCGCTACGACGCTTCCCGCGGATCCGCGCAAGCCTGGCTCGCGGTACAGGTGAAGAGCAGATGCCTCGATCGGCTTCGCAAGCGCAGCCGGACGGTGCTGCGCGGCGAGACCGAGGACGCGACCGCCATGTCCGCCCCGAGCGCGCAGCCGGAGACGGCGGTGCTGGCGCGCATGGAACGCGAGGCGGTGCGCAGCGCGCTCCGCCAGCTGCCGGGCGTGCAGCGCGAGGCGTTGGCGGCTGCGTATTATACGCCGCGCAGCCATAAGGAGCTGGCCGATGCCTGGCATGTGCCGCTAGGCACGGTCAAATCTCGCGTGCGCTATGGCTTGGGTCATCTGCGCAAGGCGCTCGACCGCATGGGCTGGGGCGCCGGGGCAGGAGGCGGCGGTCATGAGTGA
- a CDS encoding anti-sigma factor, whose protein sequence is MSERSCGVPEERWIDLLAGRLHARDAEALLAHKQECRACGDIFAQWAELIESHPGSAPRLRAAAVDFTRQPGDEWALSAGRRRSLLMRAGAYAFARRATRAMLAAARRPALAAACGLGASVAVALVLLYSFARDNGQNAGRELSPAGYARLHEPDSVTMLSEPDTVKYEAGDRRSAGKEGGLIAGAKETLWLNMRTHELFLLMEGLLPSARTDVQAWASSGPESSNLGLLSFHDSRAHLYATNVRPEEWESVLLTIEPKGGSPTPTKPETASIRIRE, encoded by the coding sequence ATGAGTGAACGCTCGTGCGGCGTTCCGGAGGAGCGCTGGATCGACCTGCTCGCCGGCAGACTGCACGCCCGGGACGCGGAGGCGCTTTTGGCGCATAAGCAGGAATGTCGCGCTTGCGGTGACATATTCGCGCAGTGGGCGGAGCTCATTGAAAGCCATCCCGGCTCTGCGCCTCGGCTTCGGGCAGCTGCGGTTGATTTCACCCGGCAGCCCGGCGATGAATGGGCGTTGTCGGCGGGACGGCGACGCAGCTTGCTGATGCGCGCAGGCGCTTACGCTTTTGCGAGACGCGCAACGCGCGCGATGCTTGCCGCAGCGAGACGGCCGGCGCTTGCTGCGGCTTGCGGACTCGGTGCGAGCGTCGCCGTCGCGCTTGTGCTGCTCTACTCGTTCGCGCGCGACAACGGTCAGAACGCAGGTCGCGAATTAAGCCCGGCAGGCTATGCGCGGCTGCACGAGCCTGATAGCGTAACGATGCTAAGCGAGCCGGATACGGTCAAATACGAAGCCGGGGATCGCCGTTCCGCTGGAAAAGAGGGTGGCCTGATTGCAGGAGCGAAGGAAACGCTGTGGCTGAATATGCGAACGCATGAGCTTTTTTTGCTGATGGAAGGACTTCTGCCCTCTGCTCGTACCGACGTCCAGGCATGGGCCAGCTCCGGCCCCGAGAGCTCGAATCTCGGATTGCTGAGCTTCCATGACAGCCGCGCGCATCTGTACGCAACGAACGTACGCCCGGAGGAATGGGAGTCCGTGCTGCTCACGATCGAGCCTAAAGGCGGCAGCCCGACCCCGACGAAGCCGGAAACCGCATCGATCCGGATTCGCGAATGA
- a CDS encoding MFS transporter, with translation MFKHVLLFFLVMFMIGTDTFLISPLLPELQAEFGVRTALAGWMLGAYTLGSAVFALIAGPLSDGWNRRTVLSCGLLAFSVSTFLCGFADSFWTMCLFRLAAGISAAFTAPQVWASIPSVMPPARIAKTMGVAYAGLAASQAFGVPIGSWLATGGWPVPFWTIGASSLALAVLAYRQLPDIRPAAAVGRIAIFSRYQPLVRSAKARGGFLAYLLLHLGGGAAFAFAGKWLSDRFGLTVGQIGIAMLFLGLGNMLGSTVSAAASRRFGAAGTVYAGMALLIVLYAVLPRFPQLPQATFCYFIIFAVLGVLFPIVMGALTSLDPALRGTISSLANATMNGANTLGAWVAGLLYVELGGYMPLGWFASASLALSLAVFAASGVFGRRQAQTDRPYQA, from the coding sequence ATGTTCAAGCATGTTTTGCTTTTTTTCCTCGTCATGTTCATGATCGGAACGGATACGTTCCTCATCTCACCGCTGCTCCCCGAGCTGCAAGCCGAATTCGGCGTCCGGACCGCGTTGGCCGGGTGGATGCTAGGCGCCTACACGCTTGGCTCCGCCGTCTTTGCCCTGATCGCCGGACCGCTGTCGGACGGCTGGAACAGGCGAACCGTCCTGTCTTGCGGCCTCCTCGCTTTTTCTGTGTCGACTTTCCTCTGCGGCTTCGCCGACAGCTTTTGGACGATGTGCTTGTTCCGCCTGGCTGCCGGCATCAGTGCCGCATTCACCGCGCCGCAAGTTTGGGCCTCCATTCCCTCCGTGATGCCCCCGGCCCGAATCGCCAAAACGATGGGCGTCGCCTATGCCGGGCTTGCCGCCTCCCAGGCGTTCGGCGTGCCGATCGGCAGCTGGCTTGCGACCGGTGGGTGGCCGGTACCGTTCTGGACGATCGGCGCGTCGTCGCTCGCGCTTGCCGTTCTCGCCTACCGGCAGCTGCCGGACATCAGGCCTGCGGCCGCGGTCGGTCGCATTGCGATATTTAGCCGCTATCAACCTCTGGTTCGCAGCGCCAAGGCCCGCGGCGGCTTTCTCGCCTACCTGCTTCTCCATTTGGGCGGGGGCGCCGCGTTCGCCTTCGCAGGCAAGTGGCTGTCCGACCGCTTCGGACTGACCGTCGGGCAGATCGGCATCGCGATGCTGTTCCTGGGGTTGGGCAATATGCTCGGCAGCACGGTCAGCGCGGCCGCATCCCGCCGATTCGGCGCGGCGGGCACTGTTTACGCCGGCATGGCGCTGCTCATCGTGTTGTATGCTGTGCTTCCCCGATTCCCGCAGCTACCCCAAGCAACATTTTGTTACTTTATCATCTTCGCCGTGCTCGGCGTCCTTTTCCCGATCGTGATGGGCGCGCTCACTTCGCTCGACCCTGCGCTTCGAGGCACGATCTCGAGCCTCGCCAACGCGACCATGAACGGCGCGAACACGCTCGGAGCTTGGGTCGCCGGTCTGCTCTACGTCGAGCTCGGCGGATACATGCCGCTCGGATGGTTCGCATCGGCCAGTCTCGCGCTCTCGCTTGCCGTCTTCGCGGCGAGCGGCGTCTTCGGCCGCCGACAGGCGCAGACGGACAGACCCTATCAAGCATGA
- a CDS encoding helix-turn-helix transcriptional regulator produces MPKSKRLMELMMTVNRKRRFKVQELADEFGVSKRTILRDLQELSELGVPLYSEVGPHGGYQVVRERVLPPIAFTEEEAVAMFFAVHALRHYASLPFEAESASALNKFYLHMPGDVRDRIDSMKHRVDFVTPARRGDAPCLAVLLDAAVRQQVLSIVYISGEEGEHDRRIQPVCIYANNGLWYCTAYCFLRSGFRVFRCDRIREAAPDPTGTPPRDLGDLALNRREAAEPIAPVRLRAELSRAGVQRCEAELWLAPMLNVREDGSGSIDRDVPGSELPFYADFFLGLGREASVQGPEALREAIRCKLSDLLERYK; encoded by the coding sequence ATGCCCAAATCCAAGCGGCTGATGGAGCTGATGATGACCGTAAACCGCAAGCGGCGGTTCAAGGTACAGGAGCTGGCCGACGAATTCGGCGTATCGAAGCGCACCATTCTGAGGGATCTGCAGGAGCTGAGCGAGCTTGGCGTGCCGCTCTATTCGGAGGTCGGCCCCCACGGCGGCTACCAGGTCGTGAGGGAACGCGTGCTGCCGCCGATCGCCTTTACCGAAGAAGAGGCGGTGGCGATGTTTTTCGCGGTGCATGCGCTTCGACACTACGCTTCGCTGCCGTTCGAAGCCGAATCGGCGTCGGCGCTGAACAAATTTTACCTTCATATGCCTGGCGACGTCAGAGATCGAATCGACAGCATGAAGCATCGGGTCGACTTTGTTACGCCGGCACGCCGAGGCGATGCGCCGTGCCTCGCCGTGCTGCTCGATGCGGCCGTTCGGCAGCAGGTGCTGTCGATCGTCTATATATCCGGGGAGGAAGGGGAGCACGACAGACGGATTCAACCTGTCTGCATTTACGCTAACAACGGTCTTTGGTACTGTACGGCTTATTGCTTTCTTCGTTCGGGATTCCGCGTCTTTCGCTGCGACCGGATTCGCGAGGCCGCGCCGGATCCGACAGGCACGCCGCCGCGCGATCTGGGAGACTTGGCGCTTAACCGGCGGGAAGCGGCAGAACCGATCGCGCCCGTCCGGCTTCGAGCCGAGCTCAGCCGCGCGGGCGTGCAGCGCTGCGAGGCCGAGCTGTGGCTCGCGCCGATGCTGAACGTGCGGGAGGACGGCAGCGGCTCGATCGATCGGGACGTCCCAGGGAGCGAGCTTCCTTTTTACGCCGACTTCTTTCTGGGTCTGGGCCGAGAGGCGAGCGTCCAAGGGCCGGAGGCGCTTCGGGAAGCGATCCGCTGCAAGCTATCGGATTTGCTCGAGCGGTACAAATAA
- the mciZ gene encoding Z-ring formation inhibitor MciZ has product MLKRYAEPDRIRWTGKAWEIKSALRALQRQKGGNARLKDLLPEMTLHASRLDGLRNR; this is encoded by the coding sequence ATGCTAAAGCGTTACGCTGAGCCGGATCGGATCCGGTGGACGGGCAAAGCCTGGGAAATCAAAAGCGCGCTGCGCGCCCTGCAACGGCAAAAAGGCGGGAACGCCCGCCTGAAGGATTTGCTGCCGGAGATGACGCTCCATGCATCTCGTCTCGATGGCCTGAGAAACCGATGA
- a CDS encoding NUDIX hydrolase — protein MSTERSNTKNDKHPFYEETVSTDKKFEGKIISLQVDTVRLPGGGTATREIVKHPGAVAVIAVHEGKLLVVDQFRKPLERMQVEIPAGKLDAGEEPEQAAIRELEEETGFKARSIRFVRTFATSPGFADELIHLYFTDDLEAGELNPDDDEFLNGEALSPEQADEYIASGRICDAKTLLAVLVWRHWRQTGEFGA, from the coding sequence ATGAGTACCGAACGATCAAATACGAAGAACGACAAGCACCCTTTTTACGAAGAAACCGTGTCCACGGATAAAAAGTTCGAAGGGAAAATCATTTCATTGCAGGTGGATACCGTTCGCCTGCCGGGAGGGGGGACGGCTACGCGGGAGATCGTAAAGCATCCGGGCGCCGTAGCTGTCATCGCGGTGCACGAAGGCAAGCTGCTGGTCGTGGATCAATTTCGCAAGCCGCTAGAGCGCATGCAGGTGGAGATTCCGGCGGGCAAGCTGGATGCCGGCGAGGAACCGGAACAAGCGGCTATCCGCGAGCTTGAGGAAGAAACGGGATTTAAGGCGCGCAGCATCCGTTTCGTGCGGACGTTCGCAACCTCGCCCGGTTTTGCGGATGAGCTGATCCATCTGTACTTCACGGACGACCTTGAAGCCGGTGAGCTTAACCCGGACGATGACGAATTTTTAAACGGCGAGGCGCTGTCGCCCGAGCAGGCGGACGAATATATCGCCAGCGGCCGCATCTGCGACGCGAAAACGCTGCTCGCCGTGCTCGTATGGCGGCATTGGCGGCAGACCGGAGAATTCGGGGCGTGA
- a CDS encoding endonuclease Q family protein, with translation MAALAADRRIRGVSGLRPCFADMHVHIGSSGDGRAVKISASRNLTFQAIAEEASERKGIGLLGVIDCHSPAVQDDIDRLLETGEMTEVSGGGIRYRETVIVPGAEIEVREPGWGGGPYHLLAYLPSLAAMKAWTAWMSPRMKNVTLSSQRIRATGRELQRELLDRGGLLAPAHVFTPHRGLLGCSADRLSDRLDPDGIAAIELGLSADSAMAGRLSQLDRYPVLTNSDAHSTGMIGRECNELLIAEPSFAEFAAALRGQDGRQITANLGLHPKLGKYHASYCPSCRSPLPAGAADEVCPSCGSPRLVTGVDVRIARLADRESPVQPAGRPPYRHQVPLGFFPGVGPKMRERLLREVGTEMDILHRIDGERIAAVAGERIAEAILDARAGRLQLTAGSGGTYGRIGGRSGAQNGARTDDRE, from the coding sequence ATGGCGGCATTGGCGGCAGACCGGAGAATTCGGGGCGTGAGCGGACTTCGTCCGTGCTTCGCCGATATGCACGTGCACATCGGCAGCAGCGGGGACGGCAGGGCGGTGAAAATCAGCGCGAGCCGCAACCTGACCTTCCAGGCGATCGCCGAGGAAGCGTCCGAGCGCAAGGGGATCGGGCTGCTTGGCGTAATCGACTGCCATTCGCCTGCGGTGCAGGACGATATAGACCGCCTGCTGGAGACGGGCGAGATGACGGAGGTCTCCGGCGGCGGCATCCGCTACCGGGAGACGGTTATCGTGCCGGGCGCGGAAATCGAAGTCCGCGAGCCCGGCTGGGGCGGCGGCCCCTATCATTTGCTCGCTTATTTGCCGTCGCTGGCCGCCATGAAGGCATGGACGGCGTGGATGTCGCCGCGAATGAAAAACGTGACGTTAAGCTCGCAGCGGATCCGCGCGACGGGCCGCGAGCTTCAGCGGGAGCTGCTCGATCGGGGAGGCCTGCTCGCGCCCGCTCACGTATTCACGCCGCATCGCGGCTTGCTCGGCTGCTCGGCGGACCGTCTGTCCGACCGGCTAGATCCGGACGGCATCGCGGCGATCGAGCTCGGCCTCAGCGCGGACAGCGCGATGGCGGGCCGGCTGTCGCAGCTGGACAGATACCCGGTGCTGACGAACTCTGATGCGCATTCGACGGGGATGATCGGGCGCGAATGCAATGAGCTGCTGATCGCCGAGCCGTCCTTCGCCGAATTCGCCGCCGCGCTCAGGGGACAAGACGGCAGGCAGATTACCGCGAACCTGGGCCTGCATCCGAAGCTGGGCAAGTACCATGCCAGCTATTGTCCTTCCTGCCGCTCGCCGCTGCCGGCCGGCGCTGCCGACGAAGTTTGCCCTTCCTGCGGCAGTCCGCGTCTTGTGACAGGCGTCGACGTGCGAATCGCCAGGCTTGCGGACAGGGAATCGCCGGTCCAGCCGGCGGGCAGGCCGCCCTACAGGCATCAGGTTCCGCTCGGCTTCTTCCCGGGCGTTGGACCCAAGATGAGAGAGCGGCTGCTTCGGGAGGTCGGTACGGAGATGGACATTCTTCACCGGATTGACGGGGAGCGGATCGCGGCTGTGGCAGGTGAACGTATTGCCGAGGCTATCCTCGACGCGCGCGCAGGCCGATTGCAGTTGACCGCCGGAAGCGGCGGGACATACGGCCGCATCGGCGGACGGTCAGGTGCGCAAAACGGAGCGCGAACCGACGATCGCGAATAA
- the spoIIM gene encoding stage II sporulation protein M, whose product MKRGAMEMPLRGKLNLYLFVGVLIAVGAVFGALVVNALSLEQQQNLSDELGAYLGGTSAGAAAPLDVFRDRLFFHLKWLGLIWLLGISVVGSPFVLALDFLKGVLIGFAVGLTVRHLAWKGVAVSLAVVAPQNLVVVPALAIASVSAVRFAYYVGRERLFLGRGRLLPPLASHTGTSAALFLVLGIAAMWEAFVVPHILSGLSGWL is encoded by the coding sequence ATGAAGCGCGGCGCGATGGAAATGCCGTTACGCGGCAAGCTGAACCTGTATTTGTTCGTCGGCGTGCTGATCGCCGTCGGGGCGGTGTTCGGGGCGCTCGTCGTGAACGCGCTGTCGCTCGAACAGCAGCAGAATCTGTCGGACGAGCTTGGCGCATATCTTGGCGGGACGTCGGCTGGAGCCGCAGCCCCGCTTGACGTTTTTAGGGACCGGCTGTTTTTTCATCTGAAATGGCTGGGTCTGATCTGGCTCCTCGGCATCTCGGTCGTCGGCAGCCCGTTCGTGCTCGCGCTGGATTTTTTAAAAGGGGTCCTGATCGGCTTCGCGGTCGGCTTGACCGTACGCCATCTGGCCTGGAAAGGCGTGGCCGTGTCGCTTGCCGTCGTGGCGCCGCAAAACCTGGTTGTCGTCCCCGCGCTAGCGATTGCCAGCGTGTCAGCGGTCCGGTTTGCCTATTATGTTGGACGCGAGCGTCTGTTTCTCGGCAGAGGAAGGCTGCTGCCGCCCCTTGCTTCGCACACAGGCACATCCGCCGCGCTTTTTCTCGTGCTCGGGATTGCAGCGATGTGGGAGGCGTTTGTCGTACCGCACATTTTATCCGGCCTGTCCGGCTGGCTGTGA
- a CDS encoding Fur family transcriptional regulator, with protein MEARIDKVKQQLQSQGYKLTPQREATVRVLLENEEDHLSAEDVFMLVKDKAPEIGLATVYRTLELLSEMHIVEKMNFGDGVARYDLRTDSNKHHHHHLICVQCGTMTEIMEDWLTPLEERLEREYGFNVLDHRLDFQGICAKCQAKNEAAAKSAEEAAASGV; from the coding sequence ATGGAGGCCCGTATTGACAAAGTGAAGCAGCAGCTGCAATCGCAGGGCTACAAGCTGACCCCGCAGCGGGAGGCGACGGTCCGGGTACTTTTGGAGAACGAAGAGGACCACCTGAGCGCCGAGGACGTATTTATGCTCGTGAAGGACAAGGCGCCGGAGATCGGTCTCGCCACGGTATACCGGACGCTTGAACTGCTCAGCGAGATGCATATCGTCGAGAAAATGAACTTTGGCGACGGCGTCGCGCGCTACGATCTGCGCACCGATTCGAACAAGCACCATCATCATCATTTGATATGCGTGCAGTGCGGGACGATGACCGAGATCATGGAGGATTGGCTGACGCCGCTCGAGGAGCGGCTGGAGCGCGAATACGGCTTCAATGTTCTTGACCATCGCCTGGACTTCCAGGGCATCTGCGCCAAGTGCCAAGCGAAGAACGAAGCTGCGGCGAAGAGCGCCGAGGAAGCGGCTGCCTCAGGCGTTTGA
- a CDS encoding glutathione peroxidase: MSLYDIEVSDARGTVRPLSDYKGQVLLIVNTATKCGFAPQFKGLQKLYDKYKDEGFAVLGFPSNQFANQEPLEGEAIAEACELNHGVNFPLYAKIDVKGKDAHPLFKHLTREAPGLLGTRKIKWNFTKFLIGRDGKVIKRYAPTDTPEKIEGRIKDLL; the protein is encoded by the coding sequence ATGTCGCTTTACGATATCGAAGTCTCCGACGCCCGGGGCACCGTACGCCCGCTGTCCGATTACAAAGGTCAAGTGCTGCTGATCGTGAACACGGCGACCAAGTGCGGCTTCGCGCCTCAGTTCAAGGGGCTGCAGAAGCTGTACGACAAGTATAAGGATGAAGGTTTTGCCGTACTCGGCTTCCCGAGCAATCAATTTGCGAACCAAGAACCGCTTGAGGGCGAGGCGATTGCGGAGGCATGCGAGCTGAACCATGGCGTGAACTTCCCGCTGTATGCGAAAATCGATGTCAAAGGCAAGGACGCTCATCCGCTATTCAAGCATCTGACCCGTGAAGCGCCCGGTTTGCTTGGAACAAGAAAGATCAAATGGAACTTCACCAAATTCCTCATCGGCCGGGACGGCAAGGTCATCAAACGCTATGCGCCGACCGATACGCCCGAAAAAATCGAAGGCAGAATCAAAGACCTCCTCTAA
- a CDS encoding MarR family winged helix-turn-helix transcriptional regulator: MSSEEALKLENQTCFAVYACAKEITRLYQPVLRELGLTYTQYIAMLALWERDSVSVKELGERLYLDSGTLTPLLKKLEAQGLLTRSRDAGDERQLLIRLSAAGKALKEKALEVPEKVFCQSGVNVEMLLKIRSQMGELMTALQPVAAADTRGE; the protein is encoded by the coding sequence ATGTCTTCCGAAGAAGCGTTGAAGCTGGAAAATCAAACTTGCTTTGCCGTCTACGCCTGCGCCAAAGAGATCACGAGGCTGTATCAGCCCGTGCTCAGGGAGCTGGGCTTGACCTATACGCAGTATATCGCCATGCTGGCGCTTTGGGAGCGGGACTCCGTCAGCGTCAAGGAGCTCGGCGAGCGCTTGTACCTGGATTCGGGCACGCTGACGCCTCTGCTCAAGAAGCTAGAAGCGCAAGGCCTTCTTACCCGCTCGCGAGACGCGGGCGACGAGCGCCAGCTGTTGATCCGTCTATCGGCAGCGGGGAAGGCACTTAAAGAAAAAGCGCTGGAAGTGCCGGAAAAGGTATTTTGCCAGTCCGGCGTGAACGTGGAAATGCTGCTCAAAATCCGCAGTCAAATGGGCGAGCTGATGACGGCGCTTCAGCCTGTCGCGGCAGCCGATACGAGAGGGGAATAA
- a CDS encoding glutathione peroxidase — protein MSVYEFKAPSIRGEQVDLSEYQGKVLVIANTASKCGLTPQYEGLQALYEKYGDQGLVVLGFPCNQFAEQEPGTEAEVESFCKINYGVTFPLFAKSDVNGDEALPLFKYLKGETGGADIAWNFTKFVIDREGRVAKRFEPKETPETMAGEIESLL, from the coding sequence ATGTCCGTATACGAATTTAAAGCGCCGTCCATTCGAGGCGAGCAAGTCGATCTGTCCGAATACCAAGGCAAGGTGCTCGTCATCGCCAATACCGCCAGCAAATGCGGCCTTACGCCGCAATACGAAGGGCTGCAGGCGCTTTACGAGAAATACGGCGACCAAGGCCTGGTCGTGCTCGGGTTCCCTTGCAACCAGTTCGCGGAGCAAGAGCCCGGCACGGAAGCGGAAGTCGAGAGCTTCTGCAAGATCAATTACGGCGTGACGTTCCCGCTGTTCGCCAAGTCTGACGTGAACGGGGACGAAGCGCTCCCGCTGTTCAAATATTTGAAGGGCGAGACCGGCGGTGCCGATATCGCCTGGAACTTCACGAAGTTCGTTATCGACCGGGAAGGCCGCGTCGCCAAGCGTTTCGAGCCGAAGGAAACGCCCGAGACGATGGCCGGGGAGATCGAGTCGCTGCTCTAA